Proteins found in one Takifugu rubripes chromosome 17, fTakRub1.2, whole genome shotgun sequence genomic segment:
- the LOC115253307 gene encoding CD209 antigen-like protein E isoform X4 has product MPMFEKSSLKPDDGILNICLRLTMRMPTAEDGSCETETKPCPQDWLAFASSCYYISSQRKSWDESRRYCLQNDADLVVIGSIEEQKVLSGFIKAAWVGMTDREEEGKWTWVDGTPVNTERRELWARGQPDGAFGGEDCGELRAMCQFNGLNDYNCSSRIQWICEKLP; this is encoded by the exons GTTTGAAAAATCTTCACTAAAACCTGACGAC GGCATTCTGAACATCTGCCTGAGGCTGACCATGAGAATGCCCACAGCCGAAG ATGGGAGTTGTGAAACGGAAACCAAGCCTTGTCCACAGGACTGGCTGGCGTTTGCCTCCAGCTGTTACTACATCTCGTCCCAGAGGAAGAGCTGGGACGAGAGCCGGCGGTACTGCCTGCAGAACGACGCAGACCTGGTCGTGATCGGCAGCATTGAGGAGCAG AAAGTTCTTTCTGGCTTTATAAAGGCAGCATGGGTTGGTATGACtgacagggaggaagaaggaaagTGGACCTGGGTCGATGGAACGCCAGTAAACACTGAACG CAGGGAGCTGTGGGCCAGGGGGCAGCCTGACGGAGCGTTTGGAGGGGAAGACTGCGGTGAACTCCGGGCCATGTGCCAATTCAACGGCTTGAACGACTACAACTGTAGCTCCAGAATCCAGTGGATCTGTGAGAAGCTGCCGTGA
- the LOC115253307 gene encoding CD209 antigen-like protein E isoform X5 produces MRMPTAEDGSCETETKPCPQDWLAFASSCYYISSQRKSWDESRRYCLQNDADLVVIGSIEEQKVLSGFIKAAWVGMTDREEEGKWTWVDGTPVNTERRELWARGQPDGAFGGEDCGELRAMCQFNGLNDYNCSSRIQWICEKLP; encoded by the exons ATGAGAATGCCCACAGCCGAAG ATGGGAGTTGTGAAACGGAAACCAAGCCTTGTCCACAGGACTGGCTGGCGTTTGCCTCCAGCTGTTACTACATCTCGTCCCAGAGGAAGAGCTGGGACGAGAGCCGGCGGTACTGCCTGCAGAACGACGCAGACCTGGTCGTGATCGGCAGCATTGAGGAGCAG AAAGTTCTTTCTGGCTTTATAAAGGCAGCATGGGTTGGTATGACtgacagggaggaagaaggaaagTGGACCTGGGTCGATGGAACGCCAGTAAACACTGAACG CAGGGAGCTGTGGGCCAGGGGGCAGCCTGACGGAGCGTTTGGAGGGGAAGACTGCGGTGAACTCCGGGCCATGTGCCAATTCAACGGCTTGAACGACTACAACTGTAGCTCCAGAATCCAGTGGATCTGTGAGAAGCTGCCGTGA
- the LOC115253307 gene encoding CD209 antigen-like protein C isoform X3, producing the protein MAAFFDSSTSSVTLEVGEYQDFAKHQAEDAPVEAAHKPKGQFNSVVLLSFGLLCVLQGILNICLRLTMRMPTAEDGSCETETKPCPQDWLAFASSCYYISSQRKSWDESRRYCLQNDADLVVIGSIEEQKVLSGFIKAAWVGMTDREEEGKWTWVDGTPVNTERRELWARGQPDGAFGGEDCGELRAMCQFNGLNDYNCSSRIQWICEKLP; encoded by the exons ATGGCTGCATTCTTTGACTCCAGTACATCCAGTGTGACTCTAGAAGTTGGTGAATATCAGGATTTTGCTAAACATCAAGCTGAAGACGCTCCAGTGGAGGCAGCGCACAAGCCGA AGGGCCAGTTTAACTCTGTGGTTCTTCTGAGTTTTGGACTGCTCTGTGTTCTTCAGGGCATTCTGAACATCTGCCTGAGGCTGACCATGAGAATGCCCACAGCCGAAG ATGGGAGTTGTGAAACGGAAACCAAGCCTTGTCCACAGGACTGGCTGGCGTTTGCCTCCAGCTGTTACTACATCTCGTCCCAGAGGAAGAGCTGGGACGAGAGCCGGCGGTACTGCCTGCAGAACGACGCAGACCTGGTCGTGATCGGCAGCATTGAGGAGCAG AAAGTTCTTTCTGGCTTTATAAAGGCAGCATGGGTTGGTATGACtgacagggaggaagaaggaaagTGGACCTGGGTCGATGGAACGCCAGTAAACACTGAACG CAGGGAGCTGTGGGCCAGGGGGCAGCCTGACGGAGCGTTTGGAGGGGAAGACTGCGGTGAACTCCGGGCCATGTGCCAATTCAACGGCTTGAACGACTACAACTGTAGCTCCAGAATCCAGTGGATCTGTGAGAAGCTGCCGTGA